One genomic segment of Stigmatopora argus isolate UIUO_Sarg chromosome 3, RoL_Sarg_1.0, whole genome shotgun sequence includes these proteins:
- the LOC144071546 gene encoding pleckstrin homology domain-containing family A member 7-like isoform X5 has protein sequence MWNQSRYCNHIPQPGYPFYHAPCSHNHRSTTFCHPVTGQISPENVDFMLQEQLPCSRMMSQPGIEQLSSTTVSDISTVTTSSTVEAAYTSKGSRSGGSRVHSFGKREQAIKRNPNVPVVVRGWLYKQDSSGMRLWKRKWFVLADFCLFYYKDSREEAVLGSIPLPSYVISPVGPEDHISRKYAFKAGHTGMRSYIYKHSSVIGSQAEHTGMRTYYFSADTQEDMNTWLRAMNQAANISAPIHSGSRPVEQSNHFNVIHRQTLTHTNHVNNHKAPEPQRPVTHEVMLEHIDQDLDDRCSFHKASPLTVEMDTQGSLPTNPPSSAPPPPENTSSSASESRVPVRVLSRSASMLPQGATSRNGLVEMPSPILEPNGIAAGTYQRVPEAHQQMRRRSTLEQVEQWVKVQKAEQKGPPSRDNTLPRRTPPSQPKFSTLDAQKTLPKTPCHSPPLARLGEYKYAQDRLSHFRLTPELGGSGSNTALQLYEWQQRQQYRLGSPTAPVYTPAPEYPFGARPPSAVPPSTKHKGPPRCVSVPPSVADIPPPGPPPGTIKTLSPARRPHTPIDRVTVRPLADASRVDSPFALSPRRTKSQLLKASTIERRSLPPSNYITHTVSAPSLHGKTPDELTLLLIQLRRQQAKMAATRQHTLAQLERYGLSGASPFLAAGCSPTLTQLSLLGNTQVDDTYKQLKQDLEYLDLKVAGSQALKELGKPVKVAESDVDVKLSRLCEQDKILKDLEVRISSLKQDKDKLESVLDVSHQQIEMFQEQPAHVNKIAYQQRLLQEDLVSIRAQISRLSTEMTQAWVDYSWLESSVEQLRAALQAHMNQSATPQQEKTEIKRELWRIEDVMAGLGASKANYKVTVESVQNPERKLVPCVSEPSVPSSSADVQPLPRTIVPNVFSQTLPHNFVPKWAEDAAPPRPPLPRLYDYEETPPAVPPLPKEASAVIRHTSVRGLKRQSDERKRDREGGHYVLNGDSKSDLRSFLSEPELPAITHQNTDMDYYYADHKSLSGASWLMANQSDTLSSFVTLRRCPGTTVDRERPRSALDCLSSEYLGGMAPTQRAGRMSAEEQLERMKRHQRALVRDRKRNLSQGERSGAPPPAPVLDWREERPRAEGQSDEGCKEREGPWVTAKATLIREADVEPLDYDYDIRRELCKPQKVSIPERYVETDPEEPLSPEEEEERSRRTERIRKLLSKSNVQNLQSASVDFSELDSVLQQQEKIMNVSRALASQASKKSKLVAAAAAAGQ, from the exons TCATAACCACAGGAGCACCACCTTCTGTCATCCCGTGACCGGGCAGATTTCTCCAGAGAACGTGGATTTTATGCTGCAGGAACA GCTGCCGTGTTCTCGCATGATGTCCCAACCTGGCATCGAACAGCTCTCCAGCACCACCGTCAGTGACATCTCCACTGTCACCACCTCCTCCACCGTCGAAGCCGCCTACACTTCCAAG GGTTCTCGCTCCGGCGGAAGCAGGGTGCACAGTTTCGGCAAGCGAGAGCAAGCCATTAAGAGGAACCCAAATGTTCCTGTTGTGGTCCGAGGATGGCTCTATAAACAG GACAGCTCCGGGATGCGTCTTTGGAAGAGGAAGTGGTTCGTTTTGGCTGATTTTTGCCTCTTCTACTATAAAG ACAGCAGAGAGGAGGCGGTCCTCGGCAGCATTCCGCTTCCCAGCTATGTCATTTCACCCGTGGGACCAGAGGACCATATCAGCCGCAAGTATGCCTTCAAG GCCGGCCACACGGGCATGCGCTCGTACATTTACAAACACAGCTCTGTGATTGGCTCTCAGGCGGAGCACACGGGCATGCGGACATACTACTTCAGCGCCGACACGCAGGAAGACATGAACACGTGGCTGAGGGCCATGAACCAGGCCGCCAACATCAGCGCCCCAATCCACTCTGGTAGCAG ACCAGTGGAACAGTCCAATCACTTCAACGTGATCCATCGTCAGACCCTCACACACACCAACCACGTCAACAACCACAAGGCACCAGAACCCCAAAGACCTGTGACGCATGAGGTTATGCTTGAGCACATCGATCAGGACCTGGACGACCGCTGCAGCTTCCACAAAGCCTCCCCTCTCACCGTGGAGATGGACACCCAAGGTTCCCTTCCCACCAACCCCCCATCCTCTGCCCCCCCACCGCCGGAAAACACGTCCTCGTCAGCATCAGAGTCCAGGGTGCCGGTTCGAGTGCTCTCGCGGTCTGCCTCCATGCTGCCCCAGGGTGCCACCTCCAGGAATGGCCTGGTTGAGATGCCTAGCCCGATTTTGGAGCCCAATGGGATCGCTGCGGGGACTTACCAGAGGGTCCCGGAAGCTCACCAGCAAATGAGGAGGAGAAGTACTCTGGAACAGGTGGAGCAGTGGGTCAAGGTGCAGAAAGCTGAGCAGAAAGG TCCACCGTCCCGAGACAACACTCTCCCTCGTCGAACGCCACCGTCCCAACCCAAGTTTAGCACCCTGGATGCACAGAAGACCCTGCCAAAGACCCCCTGCCACAGTCCTCCTCTGGCACGCCTGGGCGAGTACAAGTACGCCCAGGACCGCCTGAGCCACTTCCGCCTCACCCCTGAGCTGGGCGGTTCGGGTTCCAACACCGCTTTGCAACTGTACGAGTGGCAGCAGCGCCAACAGTACCGCCTCGGTAGCCCCACGGCGCCCGTCTACACGCCCGCACCGGAATACCCTTTTGGTGCCAGGCCGCCATCTGCTGTTCCTCCGTCCACCAAACACAAAGGACCGCCACGCTGCGTGTCTGTACCACCTTCTGTCGCAGATATCCCCCCTCCGGGGCCTCCACCGGGCACCATCAAGACCTTGTCGCCCGCTCGCCGCCCGCACACGCCGATTGACCGTGTGACAGTAAGACCGCTGGCTGATGCGTCAAGGGTGGACTCCCCGTTTGCCCTTTCGCCTCGCAGGACCAAGTCGCAGTTGCTCAAG GCGTCCACCATCGAGAGGCGCTCTCTGCCTCCATCCAACTACATCACCCACACGGTCAGTGCACCCAGCCTCCACGGCAAAACG CCCGATGAGCTCACCCTGCTCCTCATTCAGCTGCGCCGCCAACAGGCCAAGATGGCGGCAACCCGCCAGCACACACTAGCGCAGCTTGAGCGCTATGGGTTGTCAGGCGCCAGCCCGTTCCTCGCCGCCGGCTGCTCACCTACTCTAACCCAGCTCAGTCTGTTGGGCAACACTCAG GTGGATGACACGTACAAGCAGCTGAAGCAGGACCTGGAGTATCTGGACTTAAAG GTAGCTGGAAGTCAAGCATTAAAGGAGTTGGGGAAGCCCGTCAAGGTTGCAGAGAGTGATGTAGAT GTAAAACTGAGTCGTTTGTGTGAGCAAGACAAAATTTTGAAGGACTTGGAAGTGCGGATCAGCTCACTGAAGCAGGATAag GATAAGCTGGAGAGCGTGCTGGACGTGTCGCACCAACAGATTGAGATGTTCCAGGAGCAGCCGGCCCATGTGAACAAGATTGCGTACCAGCAGAGACTCTTGCAGGAAGACTTGGTCTCCATCAGGGCCCAGATTTCACGACTATCAACG GAAATGACACAAGCCTGGGTGGATTATAGTTGGCTGGAGAGTTCAGTGGAACAGCTGAGGGCAGCGCTCCAGGCCCACATGAACCAAAGTGCCACCCCGCAG CAAGAAAAGACGGAGATAAAGCGAGAGTTATGGAGGATCGAAGACGTGATGGCCGGACTTGGTGCCAGCAAAGCCAACTACAAAGTCACCGTCGAATCTGTGCAGAACCCAG AGAGGAAGTTAGTGCCTTGTGTGTCAGAGCCCAGCGTGCCTTCTTCCAGCGCCGACGTCCAGCCACTTCCTCGTACCATCGTCCCAAACGTTTTCTCACAAACGTTGCCTCACAACTTTGTGCCAAAGTGG GCAGAGGACGCCGCGCCGCCCCGACCTCCGCTCCCTCGCCTGTACGACTACGAGGAGACGCCACCTGCCGTGCCCCCGTTGCCCAAGGAAGCATCGGCGGTCATCCGCCACACGTCAGTGCGAGGCCTCAAGCGGCAGTCCGATGAGAGGAAGCGAGACCGAGAGGGCGGACACTATGTTCTCAATGGGGACTCTAAG AGTGATTTACGTTCGTTCCTGAGTGAACCCGAGCTGCCGGCCATCACTCACCAAAACACCGACATGGACTACTACTATGCCGACCATAAAA GTCTGTCGGGCGCGTCATGGCTGATGGCGAACCAGTCGGACACCCTGTCGTCCTTTGTAACATTGCGGAGATGCCCTGGCACCACTGTGGACAGG GAGCGACCCAGGAGTGCCCTGGATTGTTTGTCCTCCGAGTACCTGGGGGGCATGGCGCCTACCCAGCGTGCCGGTCGGATGAGCGCCGAGGAGCAGTTAGAGAGGATGAAGCGCCACCAGAGGGCGCTGGTGCGGGATCGCAAACGGAATCTCAGCCAGGGCGAGCGGTCCGGCGCTCCGCCACCTGCCCCC GTGCTTGATTGGCGGGAAGAGCGTCCCAGGGCCGAAGGTCAAAGCGATGAAGGGTGCAAAGAGAGAGAAGGTCCGTGGGTGACGGCCAAAGCCACTCTGATCCGAGAAGCGGACGTGGAGCCTCTAGACTACGACTATGACATCAGAAGAGAG CTCTGCAAGCCGCAGAAGGTTTCCATCCCGGAGCGTTACGTGGAGACGGATCCGGAGGAGCCGCTGAGCcccgaagaagaagaggagcgaAGTCGGCGCACGGAACGGATCAGGAAACTTCTCAGCAAGTCCAA TGTTCAGAATTTGCAGTCGGCATCCGTGGACTTTAGTGAGCTTGATTCAGTTCTCCAACAGCAGGAGAAGATCATGAACGTGTCGCGGGCCCTCGCTTCACAGGCATCAAAGAAGAGCAAACTGGTAGCAG CTGCAGCTGCTGCTGGCCAGTGA
- the LOC144071546 gene encoding pleckstrin homology domain-containing family A member 7-like isoform X1: MAAPLGQDCLPENWTYGVCGDGRVFFIDDHTRETTWLHPRSAEPVNSGHMIRSDLPKGWEEGFTDEGASYFIDHNHRSTTFCHPVTGQISPENVDFMLQEQLPCSRMMSQPGIEQLSSTTVSDISTVTTSSTVEAAYTSKGSRSGGSRVHSFGKREQAIKRNPNVPVVVRGWLYKQDSSGMRLWKRKWFVLADFCLFYYKDSREEAVLGSIPLPSYVISPVGPEDHISRKYAFKAGHTGMRSYIYKHSSVIGSQAEHTGMRTYYFSADTQEDMNTWLRAMNQAANISAPIHSGSRPVEQSNHFNVIHRQTLTHTNHVNNHKAPEPQRPVTHEVMLEHIDQDLDDRCSFHKASPLTVEMDTQGSLPTNPPSSAPPPPENTSSSASESRVPVRVLSRSASMLPQGATSRNGLVEMPSPILEPNGIAAGTYQRVPEAHQQMRRRSTLEQVEQWVKVQKAEQKGPPSRDNTLPRRTPPSQPKFSTLDAQKTLPKTPCHSPPLARLGEYKYAQDRLSHFRLTPELGGSGSNTALQLYEWQQRQQYRLGSPTAPVYTPAPEYPFGARPPSAVPPSTKHKGPPRCVSVPPSVADIPPPGPPPGTIKTLSPARRPHTPIDRVTVRPLADASRVDSPFALSPRRTKSQLLKASTIERRSLPPSNYITHTVSAPSLHGKTPDELTLLLIQLRRQQAKMAATRQHTLAQLERYGLSGASPFLAAGCSPTLTQLSLLGNTQVDDTYKQLKQDLEYLDLKVAGSQALKELGKPVKVAESDVDVKLSRLCEQDKILKDLEVRISSLKQDKDKLESVLDVSHQQIEMFQEQPAHVNKIAYQQRLLQEDLVSIRAQISRLSTEMTQAWVDYSWLESSVEQLRAALQAHMNQSATPQQEKTEIKRELWRIEDVMAGLGASKANYKVTVESVQNPERKLVPCVSEPSVPSSSADVQPLPRTIVPNVFSQTLPHNFVPKWAEDAAPPRPPLPRLYDYEETPPAVPPLPKEASAVIRHTSVRGLKRQSDERKRDREGGHYVLNGDSKSDLRSFLSEPELPAITHQNTDMDYYYADHKSLSGASWLMANQSDTLSSFVTLRRCPGTTVDRERPRSALDCLSSEYLGGMAPTQRAGRMSAEEQLERMKRHQRALVRDRKRNLSQGERSGAPPPAPVLDWREERPRAEGQSDEGCKEREGPWVTAKATLIREADVEPLDYDYDIRRELCKPQKVSIPERYVETDPEEPLSPEEEEERSRRTERIRKLLSKSNVQNLQSASVDFSELDSVLQQQEKIMNVSRALASQASKKSKLVAAAAAAGQ; the protein is encoded by the exons TCATAACCACAGGAGCACCACCTTCTGTCATCCCGTGACCGGGCAGATTTCTCCAGAGAACGTGGATTTTATGCTGCAGGAACA GCTGCCGTGTTCTCGCATGATGTCCCAACCTGGCATCGAACAGCTCTCCAGCACCACCGTCAGTGACATCTCCACTGTCACCACCTCCTCCACCGTCGAAGCCGCCTACACTTCCAAG GGTTCTCGCTCCGGCGGAAGCAGGGTGCACAGTTTCGGCAAGCGAGAGCAAGCCATTAAGAGGAACCCAAATGTTCCTGTTGTGGTCCGAGGATGGCTCTATAAACAG GACAGCTCCGGGATGCGTCTTTGGAAGAGGAAGTGGTTCGTTTTGGCTGATTTTTGCCTCTTCTACTATAAAG ACAGCAGAGAGGAGGCGGTCCTCGGCAGCATTCCGCTTCCCAGCTATGTCATTTCACCCGTGGGACCAGAGGACCATATCAGCCGCAAGTATGCCTTCAAG GCCGGCCACACGGGCATGCGCTCGTACATTTACAAACACAGCTCTGTGATTGGCTCTCAGGCGGAGCACACGGGCATGCGGACATACTACTTCAGCGCCGACACGCAGGAAGACATGAACACGTGGCTGAGGGCCATGAACCAGGCCGCCAACATCAGCGCCCCAATCCACTCTGGTAGCAG ACCAGTGGAACAGTCCAATCACTTCAACGTGATCCATCGTCAGACCCTCACACACACCAACCACGTCAACAACCACAAGGCACCAGAACCCCAAAGACCTGTGACGCATGAGGTTATGCTTGAGCACATCGATCAGGACCTGGACGACCGCTGCAGCTTCCACAAAGCCTCCCCTCTCACCGTGGAGATGGACACCCAAGGTTCCCTTCCCACCAACCCCCCATCCTCTGCCCCCCCACCGCCGGAAAACACGTCCTCGTCAGCATCAGAGTCCAGGGTGCCGGTTCGAGTGCTCTCGCGGTCTGCCTCCATGCTGCCCCAGGGTGCCACCTCCAGGAATGGCCTGGTTGAGATGCCTAGCCCGATTTTGGAGCCCAATGGGATCGCTGCGGGGACTTACCAGAGGGTCCCGGAAGCTCACCAGCAAATGAGGAGGAGAAGTACTCTGGAACAGGTGGAGCAGTGGGTCAAGGTGCAGAAAGCTGAGCAGAAAGG TCCACCGTCCCGAGACAACACTCTCCCTCGTCGAACGCCACCGTCCCAACCCAAGTTTAGCACCCTGGATGCACAGAAGACCCTGCCAAAGACCCCCTGCCACAGTCCTCCTCTGGCACGCCTGGGCGAGTACAAGTACGCCCAGGACCGCCTGAGCCACTTCCGCCTCACCCCTGAGCTGGGCGGTTCGGGTTCCAACACCGCTTTGCAACTGTACGAGTGGCAGCAGCGCCAACAGTACCGCCTCGGTAGCCCCACGGCGCCCGTCTACACGCCCGCACCGGAATACCCTTTTGGTGCCAGGCCGCCATCTGCTGTTCCTCCGTCCACCAAACACAAAGGACCGCCACGCTGCGTGTCTGTACCACCTTCTGTCGCAGATATCCCCCCTCCGGGGCCTCCACCGGGCACCATCAAGACCTTGTCGCCCGCTCGCCGCCCGCACACGCCGATTGACCGTGTGACAGTAAGACCGCTGGCTGATGCGTCAAGGGTGGACTCCCCGTTTGCCCTTTCGCCTCGCAGGACCAAGTCGCAGTTGCTCAAG GCGTCCACCATCGAGAGGCGCTCTCTGCCTCCATCCAACTACATCACCCACACGGTCAGTGCACCCAGCCTCCACGGCAAAACG CCCGATGAGCTCACCCTGCTCCTCATTCAGCTGCGCCGCCAACAGGCCAAGATGGCGGCAACCCGCCAGCACACACTAGCGCAGCTTGAGCGCTATGGGTTGTCAGGCGCCAGCCCGTTCCTCGCCGCCGGCTGCTCACCTACTCTAACCCAGCTCAGTCTGTTGGGCAACACTCAG GTGGATGACACGTACAAGCAGCTGAAGCAGGACCTGGAGTATCTGGACTTAAAG GTAGCTGGAAGTCAAGCATTAAAGGAGTTGGGGAAGCCCGTCAAGGTTGCAGAGAGTGATGTAGAT GTAAAACTGAGTCGTTTGTGTGAGCAAGACAAAATTTTGAAGGACTTGGAAGTGCGGATCAGCTCACTGAAGCAGGATAag GATAAGCTGGAGAGCGTGCTGGACGTGTCGCACCAACAGATTGAGATGTTCCAGGAGCAGCCGGCCCATGTGAACAAGATTGCGTACCAGCAGAGACTCTTGCAGGAAGACTTGGTCTCCATCAGGGCCCAGATTTCACGACTATCAACG GAAATGACACAAGCCTGGGTGGATTATAGTTGGCTGGAGAGTTCAGTGGAACAGCTGAGGGCAGCGCTCCAGGCCCACATGAACCAAAGTGCCACCCCGCAG CAAGAAAAGACGGAGATAAAGCGAGAGTTATGGAGGATCGAAGACGTGATGGCCGGACTTGGTGCCAGCAAAGCCAACTACAAAGTCACCGTCGAATCTGTGCAGAACCCAG AGAGGAAGTTAGTGCCTTGTGTGTCAGAGCCCAGCGTGCCTTCTTCCAGCGCCGACGTCCAGCCACTTCCTCGTACCATCGTCCCAAACGTTTTCTCACAAACGTTGCCTCACAACTTTGTGCCAAAGTGG GCAGAGGACGCCGCGCCGCCCCGACCTCCGCTCCCTCGCCTGTACGACTACGAGGAGACGCCACCTGCCGTGCCCCCGTTGCCCAAGGAAGCATCGGCGGTCATCCGCCACACGTCAGTGCGAGGCCTCAAGCGGCAGTCCGATGAGAGGAAGCGAGACCGAGAGGGCGGACACTATGTTCTCAATGGGGACTCTAAG AGTGATTTACGTTCGTTCCTGAGTGAACCCGAGCTGCCGGCCATCACTCACCAAAACACCGACATGGACTACTACTATGCCGACCATAAAA GTCTGTCGGGCGCGTCATGGCTGATGGCGAACCAGTCGGACACCCTGTCGTCCTTTGTAACATTGCGGAGATGCCCTGGCACCACTGTGGACAGG GAGCGACCCAGGAGTGCCCTGGATTGTTTGTCCTCCGAGTACCTGGGGGGCATGGCGCCTACCCAGCGTGCCGGTCGGATGAGCGCCGAGGAGCAGTTAGAGAGGATGAAGCGCCACCAGAGGGCGCTGGTGCGGGATCGCAAACGGAATCTCAGCCAGGGCGAGCGGTCCGGCGCTCCGCCACCTGCCCCC GTGCTTGATTGGCGGGAAGAGCGTCCCAGGGCCGAAGGTCAAAGCGATGAAGGGTGCAAAGAGAGAGAAGGTCCGTGGGTGACGGCCAAAGCCACTCTGATCCGAGAAGCGGACGTGGAGCCTCTAGACTACGACTATGACATCAGAAGAGAG CTCTGCAAGCCGCAGAAGGTTTCCATCCCGGAGCGTTACGTGGAGACGGATCCGGAGGAGCCGCTGAGCcccgaagaagaagaggagcgaAGTCGGCGCACGGAACGGATCAGGAAACTTCTCAGCAAGTCCAA TGTTCAGAATTTGCAGTCGGCATCCGTGGACTTTAGTGAGCTTGATTCAGTTCTCCAACAGCAGGAGAAGATCATGAACGTGTCGCGGGCCCTCGCTTCACAGGCATCAAAGAAGAGCAAACTGGTAGCAG CTGCAGCTGCTGCTGGCCAGTGA